From Triticum urartu cultivar G1812 chromosome 2, Tu2.1, whole genome shotgun sequence, a single genomic window includes:
- the LOC125539326 gene encoding heat stress transcription factor B-2a-like — protein MASPALGAGTPPFLTKTYAMVDDPETDDTISWNESGTAFVVWRRAEFERDLLPKNFKHSNFASFVRQLNTYGFRKIGLDRWEFANECFRKGEKRLLSAIQRRKGSGAGAPAPAMMATPIATAIPISPTPTSSGGDAAVSSSPPPGLALVATGAMAELEEENARLRRENARLARELARARRVCDGVRHLVWRYDHGGEEVGEEDERHGAAGAKPMLFGVAIGSKRSREDGHGGGDEGNGAEEDGEDDEEEQEHDEDDERHAARREQGKAMRTERSDLNVLSLSVRAAAAARPDGGSRDRSGNH, from the exons ATGGCGTCGCCGGCGCTGGGGGCGGGGACGCCGCCGTTCCTCACCAAGACGTACGCGATGGTGGACGACCCGGAGACCGACGACACCATCTCCTGGAACGAGTCCGGCACGGCGTTCGTGGTGTGGCGCCGCGCCGAGTTCGAGCGCGACCTCCTCCCCAAGAACTTCAAGCACAGCAACTTCGCCTCCTTCGTCCGCCAGCTCAACACCTAC GGATTCAGGAAGATAGGCCTTGACAGGTGGGAGTTCGCCAACGAGTGCTTCAGGAAAGGGGAGAAGCGCCTGCTCAGCGCGATACAGAGGCGGAAGGGATCTGGCGCCGGGGCGCCGGCGCCCGCCATGATGGCGACGCCGATTGCGACGGCGATTCCGATCTCGCCCACGCCGACCAGCTCCGGCGGGGACGCCGCGGTCTCTTCGTCGCCGCCGCCCGGGCTGGCGCTGGTGGCCACCGGCGCGATGGCCGAGCTGGAGGAGGAGAACGCGCGGCTGCGGCGCGAGAACGCGAGGCTGGCGCGGGAGCTCGCGCGCGCGCGCCGCGTCTGCGACGGCGTGCGGCACCTCGTCTGGCGGTATGACCACGGCGGGGAGGAAGTGGGGGAGGAGGACGAGAGGCACGGCGCCGCAGGCGCGAAGCCGATGCTGTTCGGCGTCGCGATAGGGAGCAAGAGGTCGCGCGAGGACGGGCACGGGGGAGGGGATGAGGGAAATGGGGCagaggaggacggcgaagacgacgaggaggagcaaGAACACGACGAGGACGACGAGAGGCACGCCGCCCGGCGAGAACAAGGGAAGGCTATGAGGACGGAGCGGTCGGATCTGAATGTGCTGTCGCTGTccgtgcgggcggcggcggcggcgaggcccGACGGGGGCTCGCGTGATCGTAGCGGAAACCACTAG